The segment CAAAAAATTGTGTACAAGACCATTATATATATATATATATATGCGTTGTCAAGTAGTAAAATAAAAAAAATTAGAAGTTTTACCTCCTAATTTTCATGTATTATTTTAATCTTCAATTTCTTTTCTGGGATTGACAGCTCCAACGATGTAATCTTGCACTAAACCTGTGTCATCCAGCACAATCCCGTGTAGAACTCCGCCGTAAACAGCTCCACCATCAATCCCCATTTTCCCATCTGAACTGGTCCAAATTTGACTAATACGGAGATTGGTCTGATAAAGGTTGTACACAGGGGTATGCCCAAAGACAATCATCTTCCCTGTGGTATTTTCAGCCTCATGGAAAGGGGTACGTAACCAAACCTTATCATGATTGCTGGTTTCGCGCCAGTCTGGTAAGGTCAAGTCCACACCAGCATGGACAAAGATATAGCGTTCAGTCTCTATATGATAAGGACAAGATTTGACAAAATCAATCAGGTCCTCGTACTGTTCCATCACTGCATTGGCATCCACCAATCCATCTACAGGAGCATCCAAGGGCCGACCAAGAAGGGAGTTAATCGTCGTATCGCCACCATTTCGCCGATAGTGGTCATAGCGGTCAACCGGATCACGCAACCAGGCTAGAAACATCCGTTCATGATTGCCAGTCAGACAGATAGCATCTTTTTCCCGGACTAATTGCCAAACCAACTCTAGACAGGCCTTTGAGTTTTCTCCACGGTCAATCAAATCCCCCAGAAAAATCAACTGTTGTCGTTCTTCATCCCATTTCTTTAAAATATCAAGCAGGAGTTCAAACTTACCATGAACATCTCCTACTACAAAAAATTCTTTTTTCATAGAGAATATTCTACCATATTTCTAAAGGAAAGAAAAACTGGGAGTGTGATAGAACTCAAGACATAGAAACATACTAAGATTAGTAGTGAGGAAATCTCCGACGGGAGAGAGTAGTCACTACTTTTTCTTTATGTTAAAGTAGAGGTGTCTTGTTAAGTCGAGAACTCTTTTGACGCTAGACGTCGCATCAAAAACTGGCAAGACACCTGTTTTAGAAAGAATGTTATCAAAGTATGTGGGACGCCAGACGTCGAGTATTGAAAATGACATCACTAAAACAAGGAATCATTCAAGACAAAGAGGTAATATCATGCGTGCAGTTTTTGGGATTGATGTGAGTAAGGCAAGTTCAGAAGTGGCCATTCTAGTCAATGGTGAGAAAGTTCATGGCTATGCCATGTCCAATGACGCCATCGGCTTTGCTCGGCTACTTGGCGATTTGAGAACCGTCCATAAACCAGAAATCATCTTTGAAGCAACAGGTGTCTATTCTCGCCGTCTCCAAACTTTTCTAGAAGATAATGGCTATGCTTATACAAGGCTTAATCCCTTAGAAGCTAAGAAGCAACTGGATAGCTTGCGTGTGAGGAAAACAGATCAAATTGACGCTGAAAAACTGGCTCAATCTCAATTTGTGCTGAATCGTAAACCCACTTATGTCCAAGAAGAAGTCTATCAAGAACTGCGAGATTTAAGTCGCTTCTATCAGAACTTAACTGAGGACATCGTTCGAGCTAAAAACCGTCTGCACAAGGTCTTGCAAGTCACGTTTCCAGAGATAGAGACTGTCTTATCAAAGCCAACTGGGGAACAATACTGGAACTTAGTTACTGCGTTTCCTTACAAGGACTTCGTGCTTGATTTAAGCAAGGACAAACTCTTAGAGAGCATTCGTCAGTCCACCTCAAAACGGATTTCGGACAAGCGTGTGGCGTACTTAGCCGAGAAGCTGATAGCACTAGCTAATCAATCGTATTGTGCCGTCAAGAAAACCTCTCCAATGCTGGAAGAGGTCCGTTACTATACAAAAGAATTGCTTCGGCTTTCTGGACAGAGACAGGCAGTCTTAGATGAAATGGTAGAACTAGCTCAGCCATTACCTGAATATGACATTCTGCTCTCTATTCCTGGAATAGCTGAGACTACTGCAGCAAGTATTATTGGTGAACTGGGAGATATTCGCCGTTTTCAGTCTGCCAATCAAATCAATGCCTTTATCGGTATTGATCTGAGACACTATGAATCTGGCAACTTCCTCGCTAAGGAACACATTACCAAGCGTGGCAATCCCTACGCTAGAAAGATTCTGTTCAAATGTATTCACAATATCGCTTCAGCCAGTCACACCAAGCCTTGCCATATCGCCGACTTTTATGAGAAACGAAAAAGACAATCGCAAACGACTTCTACGAAGCCACACACGATTGCCTCCATACATCGTCTCATTCGGACAATGTATTACCTCATAACGCATAATAAGCTTTACGATTATACTTCTACCCAAAATCGGTAAAACTGTTTATGCAATATTATTGTAACACCTTATCAAAAATTTTCAACATAAGGTGTTCATTTCGTGTACTCTTTTTTACACGAAACTTTAGTCCAAAAGAAAACAATTTCCTTATTTTAACTATTGAACTCAAAATATTTTTCATCAAATACCTTGATAGGCTTGACAAATGGTAGAAAAAGAGTTCGTCCTCACACCCCCGCACAGCTCCAAAGGTTCCTCGAACCTTTGGAGGTTGGAAATAAAGCGAACTTTGTTCGCAACAGTCGTAATGGTCAGATTTGGAGTGTGAAACACGAACTGCTGAGATTTGCTTTGCAAATCCTATCTCCAACCTTAAACAGTCCCCCAGACTGTTTAAGCCAATCAACCACTGCGCTGAGATGCTGACACGAACTCTGATAGGCGGGCTTAAAATTTCATTCTATTACAAACGTGCGTTCAATTCTGCACCGAGTTCTTCAAATCCTGGCTTGCCAAGAAGAGCGAACATATTTTTCTTGTAGGCTTCTACACCTGGTTGGTCAAATGGATTAATCGCATTGAGGTAACCAGAGATAGCAATCGCCAACTCGAAGAAGTAGAAGGTGTAACCAAGTGTGAACTCATCTTGTTGTGGAAGGGTCACAAACATGTTTGGTACGCCACCATCTGTGTGGGCAAGAAGTACACCGTCCGTTGCTTTTTTGTTTACAAAGTCAACATCCTTACCTTGCAAATAGCCAAGACCATCAAGGTCTTCTGCCATGTCAGGAATGAGGATATTTTTTCTTGGTTTGTCAACACGAACTACTGTTTCAAAGATATTGCGGTTTCCTTCTTGGATAAATTGTCCAAGTGAGTGCAAGTCTGTTGAGAAGTTAGCAGATGTTGGGTTGATACCTTTTTGGTCCTTACCTTCTGACTCACCAGCCAATTGTTTCCACCACTCGCTGAAGTATTGGAGTGATGGCTCGTAGTTTGCCAAGATTTCTGTTACATAGCCTTTTCTGTAAAGAATGTTACGCACTGCAGCGTATTGGTATGCTTGGTTTTCAGCAATCTTATCAGATGTAAATGTCGTACGAGCTGAGTTTGCACCTTCCATAAGGGCATCAATGTCTGCACCAGCTGCCGCGATTGGCAAAAGACCAACTGCTGTCAAGACTGAGAAACGACCACCGACATCATCTGGAACAACAAAGGTTTCCCAACCATTTGCGTCCGCTTCAACCTTAACAGCACCTTTTGCCTTGTCAGTTGTTGCATAGATACGCTTGTTAGCTTCTTCTTGACCGTATTTCTTGACAAGCAATTCTTTGAAGACACGGAAAGCAATCGCAGGCTCAGTTGTTGTACCTGATTTTGAAATCACGTTAACTGAGAAATCCTTGTCAGCAACGTAGTCCACCAAGTCAGCAAGGTAGCTTGATGAGATAGAGTTTCCAGCGTAAAGGATTTGTGGAGCTTTGCGCTCTTCACGTGTTTGTAAGTTTACAAAGGCATTGCTCAAGAAATCAATAGCTGCTTTAGCACCAAGGTAAGAACCACCGATACCAATAACTACCAAAACTTCACTTTCATTTTGGATTTTAGCTGCCGCTTCCTTGATACGCGCAAACTCTTCTTTGTCGTAGTTTTCTGGCAAATCCAACCAGCCGATAAAGTCGCTACCAGGACCTGTTCCTTGACGGAGCATTTGGTCTGCAAGGGTAACTTGTGGTTGCATGTATTCTACTTCTTGAGCTCCAACGAATTGGCCCAAGACTTTTGAATAATCAAATGTAATATGTGTCATGTCATTCCTCCATTTATGTACCATAATATGATAACGCTTTATCAGTTTTTTTTCAAGGGATTTGTGAATTTTCATTTATTTTCATGAAATGGTTTGCGTAACTTGTTTATTTTTCACAAACATAGGGTCGTGATAAGGAGTTTTATAGTCTGCTAAAACTTGACCCGACTGTGTCACTGTTATCATATTTGGCAATATTTTTGACAATATATATAGCGGGACCAGACTCATAGCGGGACCAGACTCACATACCAGATTGTCATCACTTCAAAAATAAATTTGCTATTATTCCCTCTCTGAACATAGCGTTGTCTGTACTCTTCTTTTAAAGATGAATGAGGAATGTAAATGTGAAACGGGACAGCACCACGTACAAGCATAACCAACAGCATCCTTACTAGAAAATTCATCGCGACAAGGACAGTCTTCCCCTCCTCATGCAAGGTATAGGCTTTTTCCACGTAGATGTTTTTATAATTCTTGTCTTTAATCGGACGTGGAGTTGATTTTCTTTCTTCTTTGTTTAAATGACGAACACTAGAATTATCATATTTGATATCCGACATCTCTAAGTCGACTATTTGTGAAGATTGCTTGGCAAGTGTCGTTTTCCCCATACCTGGAAAAGCAAATATAAACATAGGCTTTCCTCCTTTTCCTCTGTAGAATAGCAGAGCTAACAAAAAGTTTTCTTAAGAGGAAATCTATTTTACTCCTTTTTCCCTATAAATCAATAAAAAATCCCAAAAATCAGTCCCCAGACGGAGAGAAAAGTACTTGCAAAGGCAGTTGCCCCTATTTCTAAAAACAAGCCAAAGAAAACCCTCTGAAAGCTTGATTTCAAAGGGTTTTTAGACTATACGCAAAAAGAGCACACACCCGACTTCGCTTAGGGCTGCTGGATTCCTCCCCTGACCCGCTTCACGCACGAATGTTGCTCCATTTATTATTATAACACAAATTGATGAAAGTGCAAGTTTAGAGTGTAAACTAGCTATCCGAAGTTGTCCCATACTGAGCTTTCAAGGCCTCTTTCTCAGCCTTTTGCTTCTCTCTTCTTTGTCTGAAAAAGTCTTGCATAATCTTAGCACAAGCCTCTTCCAGAATGCCCGTCTCAACTGCCACACGGTGATTGAGCCGCTCGTCTGTCAAAATATCATAGAGACTGCCTGCCGCACCAAACTTTTGGTTGGTAGCACCGTACACTACCTGAGGAATGCGGGCAAGTCCGATTGCTCCGCTACACATAACACAAGGCTCAATGGTGACAAAGAGGGTCGTATCCAACAAACGCCAGTTGCCTTCTGATCTATTAGCTTCCTGAATAGCCATAACCTCAGCGTGCATGATGGCCTGATTGAGTTCCTCACGCGCATTATGCCCTCTGCCAATAATCTGGCCACCCTTGACAATCACACAACCAATTGGAATTTCATCCTTTTCTAGCGACTTTCTAGCTTCCTGCAATGCTTGAGTCATAAAATACTCTTTTTCTTCATGTGTATAGTTCATAAATCTATTATAGCACAGCCCTGATAACAGTTCAAAATCACTTCTTTATTCTCTGCTATCAAAATCAATCTAACACTACTTCTTCCTTGTCACACATTTCTTTCAAAATTCTGCCCTTCTATTAACTTAAAAATATAAAAATACCTCCTCAGTCGAGAAGGTAGGGGGAGCAATATTGATATTTACAGATATTAATATACTATCTGTTGTCGATATTGTCAAGAAAATTTTTAAAAAAATGTCAAAAACAGCCTCGAAAGGCTGTCTCTGACATTTTCTATTACAATTCGCCAACTAATTTCACAACATTTTCTACTGTGAAGCCGTAGTTGTCAATAACTGTTTGGGCTGGAGCTGAGGCACCGAATGTGTCGATACCAAGGACTTTACCGTCCAGACCGACATACTTGTACCAGCTTTGAGTTGCACCCATTTCAATTGCCAAACGACGACGGATAGCATTTGGTAGGATTTCTTCCTTGTAGGCAGCATCTTGTGCATCGAAGAGTTCAGTTGATGGCACAGAAACCACACGAACCTTAGTGCCTGCTGCTTCTAGTTCTTTGGCAGTTTTAACAGCCAAGTTGACTTCTGAACCAGATGCAAGAAGGATCGTATCAAAGCCTGCTGCCTCATAGACAACATAAGCCCCTTTTGCAACCTTGTCAAAGTCGGTTCCTTCTTCAACTGTCAAGTTTTGACGAGTGAGGACAAGAGCTGATGGAGTTGATTTGCTGGTCAATGACAGGTACCAAGCTGCCTGTGTTTCACGCGCATCTGCTGGACGGAAGACATTGAGGTTTGGCATAGCACGAAGTCCTGCCAAGTGCTCGATTGGTTCGTGAGTTGGTCCATCT is part of the Streptococcus suis genome and harbors:
- a CDS encoding metallophosphoesterase family protein, producing the protein MKKEFFVVGDVHGKFELLLDILKKWDEERQQLIFLGDLIDRGENSKACLELVWQLVREKDAICLTGNHERMFLAWLRDPVDRYDHYRRNGGDTTINSLLGRPLDAPVDGLVDANAVMEQYEDLIDFVKSCPYHIETERYIFVHAGVDLTLPDWRETSNHDKVWLRTPFHEAENTTGKMIVFGHTPVYNLYQTNLRISQIWTSSDGKMGIDGGAVYGGVLHGIVLDDTGLVQDYIVGAVNPRKEIED
- a CDS encoding IS110 family transposase, encoding MRAVFGIDVSKASSEVAILVNGEKVHGYAMSNDAIGFARLLGDLRTVHKPEIIFEATGVYSRRLQTFLEDNGYAYTRLNPLEAKKQLDSLRVRKTDQIDAEKLAQSQFVLNRKPTYVQEEVYQELRDLSRFYQNLTEDIVRAKNRLHKVLQVTFPEIETVLSKPTGEQYWNLVTAFPYKDFVLDLSKDKLLESIRQSTSKRISDKRVAYLAEKLIALANQSYCAVKKTSPMLEEVRYYTKELLRLSGQRQAVLDEMVELAQPLPEYDILLSIPGIAETTAASIIGELGDIRRFQSANQINAFIGIDLRHYESGNFLAKEHITKRGNPYARKILFKCIHNIASASHTKPCHIADFYEKRKRQSQTTSTKPHTIASIHRLIRTMYYLITHNKLYDYTSTQNR
- a CDS encoding glucose-6-phosphate isomerase, whose protein sequence is MTHITFDYSKVLGQFVGAQEVEYMQPQVTLADQMLRQGTGPGSDFIGWLDLPENYDKEEFARIKEAAAKIQNESEVLVVIGIGGSYLGAKAAIDFLSNAFVNLQTREERKAPQILYAGNSISSSYLADLVDYVADKDFSVNVISKSGTTTEPAIAFRVFKELLVKKYGQEEANKRIYATTDKAKGAVKVEADANGWETFVVPDDVGGRFSVLTAVGLLPIAAAGADIDALMEGANSARTTFTSDKIAENQAYQYAAVRNILYRKGYVTEILANYEPSLQYFSEWWKQLAGESEGKDQKGINPTSANFSTDLHSLGQFIQEGNRNIFETVVRVDKPRKNILIPDMAEDLDGLGYLQGKDVDFVNKKATDGVLLAHTDGGVPNMFVTLPQQDEFTLGYTFYFFELAIAISGYLNAINPFDQPGVEAYKKNMFALLGKPGFEELGAELNARL
- the tadA gene encoding tRNA adenosine(34) deaminase TadA; translated protein: MNYTHEEKEYFMTQALQEARKSLEKDEIPIGCVIVKGGQIIGRGHNAREELNQAIMHAEVMAIQEANRSEGNWRLLDTTLFVTIEPCVMCSGAIGLARIPQVVYGATNQKFGAAGSLYDILTDERLNHRVAVETGILEEACAKIMQDFFRQRREKQKAEKEALKAQYGTTSDS